In the genome of Roseovarius sp. Pro17, the window ACAATCGCATTATCACCAAGTGGCGATTATTCACCCGCGTTCGTCGGCCAGATTGTCTAGCGCGGGGCCGTCGCTCACCCTGATCGTGCCACGCGATTGCACAATCCAACCCCGCCGCTGGAATTCCTGTAACTGGCGCGAGATAACCTCGCGTGCGGTGCCCAATTCCACCGATAGCTGCTGGTGGGTTGCTTTGATCGACTCGGCCCCGTCTGCCAGTTCGCGCAGCTTTTGTGCCAATCTCACGTCGATCCGCTGAAACGCGACTTCATCGATCATCAAGAACAAGTCAGTGATCCGTTTCGAGAATGCTTCGAACACGAAATTTCGAAAGGGGGCGGATTCCGCTACCAGATCGTCAAAGACTGATCGTGGAATGGCCGCCGCGCAGATGTCGGTCTCGGCGATGCCTTCGGCGGAATAGTCGTCATAAGTCAATAGACAGGCAGTGGTCAGCACACAGCTTTCGCCGGAATGAATGCGATATAGGACGATTTCACGCCCGCTTTCGGACGTTTGCTGCACCCGAACCGAGCCTTCAAGCAGAAATAGCATGTTTTCCGGCGACTTACCCGGACCAAAGATAACGGTGCCACGAGGCAGGTCCAAAACGGCACTTCGAGCCAGCAAAATAGACTTGATGCGGGTTTCGAGGCGCGACAAACCGGGAAAGCGATCAACCCAAGGGGTTTTATTCATGATGGGTTCCTCGCGTCTGCATCAGTAATGCGGTCCAATAAATCAGCGCGGTTCGATGCAATGTTGGCAATCAGTTGCCAAGAGCCGGAGCGTTAGCTGCACAGGCG includes:
- a CDS encoding Crp/Fnr family transcriptional regulator, giving the protein MNKTPWVDRFPGLSRLETRIKSILLARSAVLDLPRGTVIFGPGKSPENMLFLLEGSVRVQQTSESGREIVLYRIHSGESCVLTTACLLTYDDYSAEGIAETDICAAAIPRSVFDDLVAESAPFRNFVFEAFSKRITDLFLMIDEVAFQRIDVRLAQKLRELADGAESIKATHQQLSVELGTAREVISRQLQEFQRRGWIVQSRGTIRVSDGPALDNLADERG